From Borrelia coriaceae:
TGAAAAAGGAACAGCTGCTCTTGCTGGAGTTGTAGGATTTTTAGTCATGCATCAAACTATCAATGGAATCTTATCTATCCAAGGAATAAACCCTTCAACCGTAAGTGTAGAATCACTAATATCAATTGGAACACCCGAAGCAGAGGCAATCGCAAAAAATCAAGAATACACAAATGTACTTGGAATTTTCTCTCTTCAGATGAGCGTAATGGGGGGAATGGTAGCAGGATTTATTGCAGTAATGTTGCATAATAGACTGCATAACATCCAACTACCGATATTTCTAGCATTTTTTGGAGGGTCAAGATTCATTCCCATTATAACCACACTTATGATGTTTATAGTAGGGATAATTTTAACATATATTTGGCCACTAATTCAAGGAATGATGACTACACTTGGAAATATTATAGAACAATCTGGATATTTCGGTTCTTTTGCATATGGGGCTATAAAAAGATCTTTAATACCTTTTGGACTTCATCATATATTTTATATGCCATTTTGGCAAACATCTTTGGGTGGAATCATGGAAATTAACGGAGAATTGATCTCAGGAGCACAAAATATTTTTTTCAAACAACTCTCAGATCCTAATACTGTACACTTCGAAGTTACAAGAGGTACACGATTTTTCAGTGGTGAATTTATAGTAATGATTTTCGGATTACCTGGGGCTGCCCTTGCCATGTATCATACTGCAAAAAATGAGAATAAAAAAAACACAGCTTCTCTATTATTATCAGCTAGTTTCACATCAATGTTAACAGGAATAACAGAACCTATTGAATTTGCATTCCTGTTTGCTGCTCCTGCTCTTTACTATCTCATATATGTTCCTTTATTTGGACTAGCACATCTACTAGCACATATTTTCAATATTGGAGTTGGATTAACATTTTCTGGAGGATTCATTGATATGTTTTTATTCGGCATATTACAAGGAAATAATAAAACAAATTGGATAATGATCCCTCTAATTGGAATATTTTACTTCATAGCATTTTATTACA
This genomic window contains:
- a CDS encoding PTS transporter subunit EIIC; amino-acid sequence: MSISSESIFTILQKVGKAFMLPIALLPIAGILLGIGGALTNKTMIQAYGIENILGENTLASSILFLMKYTGEVIFSNLPLMFAVAIPIGLARAEKGTAALAGVVGFLVMHQTINGILSIQGINPSTVSVESLISIGTPEAEAIAKNQEYTNVLGIFSLQMSVMGGMVAGFIAVMLHNRLHNIQLPIFLAFFGGSRFIPIITTLMMFIVGIILTYIWPLIQGMMTTLGNIIEQSGYFGSFAYGAIKRSLIPFGLHHIFYMPFWQTSLGGIMEINGELISGAQNIFFKQLSDPNTVHFEVTRGTRFFSGEFIVMIFGLPGAALAMYHTAKNENKKNTASLLLSASFTSMLTGITEPIEFAFLFAAPALYYLIYVPLFGLAHLLAHIFNIGVGLTFSGGFIDMFLFGILQGNNKTNWIMIPLIGIFYFIAFYYIFKFAIIKFNLKTPGREDLETVIKTSSQNTGISKIAKKVLEGLGGKDNITYLDACASRLRINVNKIELVKSVTYFKSIGASGVLKKGNGIQIIFGGLSDNIRMEMDKTYINA